A single genomic interval of Mucilaginibacter boryungensis harbors:
- a CDS encoding sodium:solute symporter family transporter has translation MNWHQIDIWIVIIYLILMLVMSLWHRRFASANLENFFLGGRKIPGWLNGISYTAAMVSPDAATGLGGLAVVTGAFVSWWYLSRFGLALFIGGVLFAVFWRRLNLFTSLEFYDMRFKTKPAAAMRIWIAVRTSLIAMPAWTGITLLAAFKIMGPAFGLTKIETLCLVVPASFLFVFFSGYKGVVISNLIQMTIFFVGTVVLAGLTLHHFGGPVAMTRAISHAFSTTHPEILQLTPPTKHNIFPMVGAMAWLFGQSIGYGGDAAPMGGAMEGQRILSTRTPAEALTMYVVTAITMFILLLLVTLPSISATVIWPELRAVGADRELVYGRLMKEMLPAGAMGLLIAAMMAATMSVVGDNLNFGSQVILSDIYRKWFVKSASERHYMIVGKISMAIIVCMAIAVVFNVTFITNVAIFMLQLSAAELPANWAQWWWWRFNGPARMAASFGGAAIFCIVVLVPKLLILLGVTAAQQLVLPWWWQTLLVMGLTTILWIAVALLTPPDPKELLQDFYQKVRPLGFWKPFKLAGSTTSTKEILKPILRGLWVATIGFAATALLIQGLTEAWFGRYWIAFAAIVTSIILFVVFKKTSKSYLNFLAKHTGDAEYKFRGDS, from the coding sequence ATGAACTGGCACCAAATAGACATCTGGATAGTGATCATATATTTAATATTAATGCTGGTGATGTCGTTATGGCATAGGCGTTTTGCATCAGCCAACCTGGAAAACTTTTTCCTGGGTGGCCGTAAAATTCCCGGCTGGCTGAACGGCATCTCCTATACTGCAGCTATGGTCAGTCCGGATGCTGCAACCGGTTTAGGCGGTTTAGCAGTGGTTACCGGCGCATTTGTTTCCTGGTGGTATTTGAGCCGTTTTGGACTAGCGCTATTTATCGGCGGGGTGCTATTTGCTGTATTCTGGCGCAGGTTGAACCTGTTTACTTCGCTGGAGTTTTATGACATGCGTTTCAAAACCAAACCAGCTGCGGCCATGCGCATATGGATAGCCGTACGTACCTCACTTATAGCGATGCCCGCCTGGACAGGTATAACCTTATTAGCTGCTTTTAAAATTATGGGGCCAGCATTTGGTTTAACAAAAATTGAAACCTTATGCCTGGTTGTACCGGCCTCTTTCCTTTTCGTGTTTTTTTCCGGATATAAAGGAGTGGTTATCTCCAACCTTATACAAATGACCATTTTTTTTGTAGGCACTGTAGTGCTTGCAGGACTTACACTTCATCATTTCGGCGGGCCTGTTGCCATGACTCGTGCGATCAGTCATGCTTTCAGTACAACACATCCCGAAATATTACAATTAACACCACCCACCAAACATAACATATTCCCCATGGTGGGGGCCATGGCCTGGTTGTTCGGGCAGAGCATAGGCTACGGTGGCGATGCCGCGCCAATGGGCGGAGCCATGGAAGGGCAACGGATATTATCTACACGAACCCCTGCTGAAGCACTAACAATGTATGTAGTAACCGCTATTACTATGTTTATACTGCTGTTGCTGGTTACCTTGCCCAGTATCTCGGCCACCGTAATCTGGCCAGAATTGCGCGCCGTAGGTGCCGACCGTGAATTGGTTTATGGACGCTTAATGAAAGAGATGCTGCCGGCTGGTGCGATGGGGTTGCTGATAGCCGCTATGATGGCTGCCACCATGTCTGTAGTTGGGGATAACCTTAACTTTGGCAGTCAGGTTATTCTAAGTGATATCTACCGTAAATGGTTTGTCAAATCAGCCAGCGAACGGCATTATATGATTGTTGGAAAAATAAGCATGGCCATCATTGTTTGCATGGCTATAGCCGTAGTGTTTAATGTCACGTTTATCACTAATGTAGCTATATTTATGTTGCAACTCAGCGCGGCAGAACTACCTGCCAACTGGGCACAATGGTGGTGGTGGCGCTTTAACGGCCCGGCCCGCATGGCAGCCTCATTTGGCGGCGCAGCAATCTTCTGTATCGTGGTTCTTGTACCGAAGCTGCTAATATTGCTTGGTGTAACAGCTGCCCAACAGCTAGTTTTACCCTGGTGGTGGCAAACCCTGCTAGTTATGGGGCTAACGACCATTCTTTGGATTGCGGTAGCTTTATTGACTCCGCCTGATCCTAAAGAACTATTACAAGACTTTTACCAAAAGGTGCGTCCTTTAGGTTTTTGGAAGCCCTTCAAATTAGCTGGTTCAACTACATCAACAAAAGAAATACTAAAACCTATATTACGAGGACTGTGGGTAGCGACAATTGGCTTTGCGGCAACAGCCTTACTGATACAAGGACTTACCGAGGCTTGGTTTGGCCGTTATTGGATTGCATTTGCCGCTATAGTTACGTCTATTATTTTATTCGTTGTATTTAAAAAAACATCCAAATCTTACCTAAACTTCCTAGCGAAACATACCGGGGATGCGGAATATAAATTTAGAGGAGACAGCTAA